The genomic DNA TGAAAATAACATCCCTTTTATGTCTTGGACTTTATACGACTTTACAAACATACCAAAGGAAGTCGTTGGTAGACTTCCTTGGTGTAAAAATGCTCAAAAACGTTTTGGTTTTATTGATGAAAATGGGACAAAAAAGAATGCTTTTAAATTTATTTCTAAGCAATAACTTCTTGCTTTTGTAGTACGTCTTCTTGCTTTTTTAAAATTATGGATTTAAATGTATTTAAGTACATGTTCGTTATTCTGGACATAGGGTATGCCGTAGCAGCCTTATAATTGGCGCGTTCTAGTTCTACTCTATAAGCATTATTTTCAAGAATTTTTTGTACTGCCAATGCTAAACTGCTCACACTTGTTGGCTCGAAAAACTCTCCTCTATACCCTTCATCTTTTACCAAAAGGGCTAAGTCTCCTAGATCTGGCATCACTACCGCTTTACCATAGCTTCCCGCTTGATGTAAAACACCAGAGCTTCCTGTTGTAGATGTATAAGGAAATACCACAAGCGCACTCTCTTTGAACAATTTTGGTACTTCCTGTTCTTCAACATAACCCGTAAAGGTTACCCCTTCTACATGGCTATAAGCCTTTTTTACAGACTCTAAATACCCTGGTGTATTTGGATTATCAGTTCCAGCTATAACAACTTCTAAATTTAAATTTGAATATGTCTTAATCTCTTCTACAGCTTCAATTAAGTTTTCTACCTTTTTATACGTTCCAAATTTCCCAAAAGTCATCACTTTAAAAGGTTGTAGCGGTACATTAAAACTTGGCTCTTCAAGAATTTCAAATGTACCATGAGGTATCAGTTTTACATTTTTAGCTTTGTACTTAGCCTCTAAAGTATCAACGTATTTTTGCATGGTAACGGCAACCACATCAGCTTGAAGAATTAACTTGGTTAAGGTAGATCCTATAAATCCATATAATTTTTGCATGATTTTATTCGATGTAAAACCAGCACTCCCTAAATCGACTTCTTCTAAAATATTATGTAATAAAGCTATTGTAGGGATTTTTTTAAGCTTGCAAACTAATGGCAACATTAAACCTAATGCTGCTGCTACTTTTTTATCACCAAACTTCATAAACTGTAAATTGAATAATACGGCATCTGGTTGTGTTTGGTTTATAGCCTGTGTTACTTTTATAATATTTGTATAACTATTAAATGACCAACATTCTTTTACGCTGACTTTACAACCTGCTTCTACAAATTGTAAATCTTTTTTACCTTCTGTTTTATCGGTTAATAAAACAATTTCAGTAATGTTTTCTCTTTGTCTAAAATGTTTTACTAAATGATACGCATATTCATTTAAAGTGACTTTACTTGGCGGATACGCTGTTACGATTGCTAGTTTCATAAGTTTATTTTTTTAATGTTTCTAATAATTTTATTCCTTTGTTATGGTGTAAATTTGAGGATTTAAAAGTCTAAAAAGGGGCGATTGTAGATGGGTTAGCGTTTACTGTAGACGAATGGTAATTTGCTTTAGATTAGACTCTCATTCCAAAGTTTATACTGAGAGCAATCGAAGTAAAGGCAGGAATGACAATCTCAATTACGATCTAATTTGAAGAACATAAGCTAAATAATCAGTAATAAAACAATGTCATTAAGTTATAAGGATTTTATTTTGTCACGTTGAGCGCAGTCGAAACGCTATTGAAAGCAAGAGGTTTAAATGTCTTCGACTGCGCTCCTGACATTTCAATCTTAACTTAATGACATTGACTACTGTATTTACTAGTGGCAATAATGAGTAAGCAAACTAAGAAGCTTCTATATAAATAGAATAGATTCTCTATTTATAGTTTTCAACTAAAGCATTCATAATTTACTTATAATTATATTTTTTATTTAACAATAGTTAAATTTAGTTATTAATATAGAGACAGATTAGAGAAGTATAGTAAAGCCATTGATTGCTGTGTGATGTCTCACTGCGTTCGACATGACTTAAAAGGATAATTCAACGTTCTGTGTCATTTCGACTGAACGAAGCATGAGCGACGAGAAATCGCATTATCGAAAGAATAAATAAAAGGTAATTTCGTTTTAAATTTGACAGATTCTCACGTCATACTTATGGTGCTTCTCAGAATGACAAATACAGATTAAATTCTTCTCTGATCTAGTTTGAAAAATATAAGTTGAATAATCAGCAATAAAACCATAGCAATAATCTGCATATACACAACTTGCTCTAAACTATCGTGAAAAAAGATCACTAATACCATTTGAAGCATTCCAAACACACCAGATATAACGACTGGTACATATTTATCTAAAGACAAATAGTAATATGCAAATATGTTAGAAATAGCAAACATACTTGTTGCAATAGCATATTTCCATAAAAGTGGTGCCATAGCAATATAACTCTCACCAAATAATAGTTTTATGATGGTTTCGGGAAAACTTAAACATGCTAAAACAATTGTTATCGAAATAGCTGCTATATACCCAACATATTTAAACAATATGGATGCTGTTTCCTTACCCTCCTTTTTAAGTTGTACCACTGTTGGTAACAACAACATGACAAACATCCAGGCTATAAAGTATACCATACGCCCTATTAAAGCTAAAGAAGCATATAAACCTGCTTCATAAGATTCAAAATAATGCTTTACTAAAAGAATATCACTATTGTTTATTATGATTTGTGTTAATTCATAAAACGCTGTTAATATGAAAAACTGCTTTATTTGTTTCGCTTGGACAACTGATATCAATGATTTCGATTTAAGATCGATTGACTTGAACTTAAAAGGTATTAAGCCAAACCCGAATGAAATTAAAATACCTATCGCTATAACGACTGAAGATTGTATGTTAAACAAAAAGATCAATGCCAAGGTGAAGAACAAACGACTCAACATTTCTGATTGATACGTCATAGATAATGCTTTAAATGCTTTTTTTCCTTGAAAAGCACCTCTGTTTACACTCATTAAAAAGTATAAGGGTACTCCACAACCAAAAATTACGAACATACTAGATGAGGATGTGTTAAACAGTTCTTGCAATTGTGTTGCAAAACCGACAATTAAAGCCCCCATTACAATGCCGACAATTAATGCATTTTTATAGATTTTTGAAACAATACTTTTAAATAATTGATTTTCAAAAAGTACAGAAAACTTTGCAGTGACTAACTGAAACGTCATCGCAACAAAAGACAATACCAACAAGAAGGTTATTAATACTGCTGCATCTGCAAACTGTGCTGGCCCTAACAAACGACCAAGAATTAGGTTATACAAATAATTCCCGCCATTTACAGCCAGAACACTTATCATAAATAGCTGCTCCGGAGAAATTCTTTTCCTTAAATTATTTACTATCGTAATCATTTTTAAAAATATTATTTAGATTAGAGGTCTTAAATTGTTTGTTAATTCTTTTATTCTCTTTTCCTAAAACAAAAAGTGTTTTGCTTCTTCTTTTGGCTTTAGCTGCTATAAATTGCATGACATTTAAAGCCGTATCATCCATACGTTTCACCTGATTTAGGCATATAACAACCTCATAATACGTATCCAATAGATTATTAAAGTAAGTGGCTACCTGATTGGTATGCTCGTTAATAAAATCACCATGGATTTCAAAAACGCCTCTGTTATTTATAATTTTGAAGTTCATAATATTTAGATTTGAGTTTATACTAAGAATCAATTATGCTGCATAGGTAAATATGAAATCATCATAGACTTCTTTACATCCAGTACCAACAATATAAAATGGTCTGTTATAAATTAAAGCATTGTTGTAAAGCGCTCTTAAAGCTTGCATACCACTAGCATCAATTTCT from Flavivirga abyssicola includes the following:
- a CDS encoding oligosaccharide flippase family protein; this translates as MITIVNNLRKRISPEQLFMISVLAVNGGNYLYNLILGRLLGPAQFADAAVLITFLLVLSFVAMTFQLVTAKFSVLFENQLFKSIVSKIYKNALIVGIVMGALIVGFATQLQELFNTSSSSMFVIFGCGVPLYFLMSVNRGAFQGKKAFKALSMTYQSEMLSRLFFTLALIFLFNIQSSVVIAIGILISFGFGLIPFKFKSIDLKSKSLISVVQAKQIKQFFILTAFYELTQIIINNSDILLVKHYFESYEAGLYASLALIGRMVYFIAWMFVMLLLPTVVQLKKEGKETASILFKYVGYIAAISITIVLACLSFPETIIKLLFGESYIAMAPLLWKYAIATSMFAISNIFAYYYLSLDKYVPVVISGVFGMLQMVLVIFFHDSLEQVVYMQIIAMVLLLIIQLIFFKLDQRRI
- a CDS encoding STAS domain-containing protein is translated as MNFKIINNRGVFEIHGDFINEHTNQVATYFNNLLDTYYEVVICLNQVKRMDDTALNVMQFIAAKAKRRSKTLFVLGKENKRINKQFKTSNLNNIFKNDYDSK
- a CDS encoding glycosyltransferase; this translates as MKLAIVTAYPPSKVTLNEYAYHLVKHFRQRENITEIVLLTDKTEGKKDLQFVEAGCKVSVKECWSFNSYTNIIKVTQAINQTQPDAVLFNLQFMKFGDKKVAAALGLMLPLVCKLKKIPTIALLHNILEEVDLGSAGFTSNKIMQKLYGFIGSTLTKLILQADVVAVTMQKYVDTLEAKYKAKNVKLIPHGTFEILEEPSFNVPLQPFKVMTFGKFGTYKKVENLIEAVEEIKTYSNLNLEVVIAGTDNPNTPGYLESVKKAYSHVEGVTFTGYVEEQEVPKLFKESALVVFPYTSTTGSSGVLHQAGSYGKAVVMPDLGDLALLVKDEGYRGEFFEPTSVSSLALAVQKILENNAYRVELERANYKAATAYPMSRITNMYLNTFKSIILKKQEDVLQKQEVIA